gcagcagcgAGAAAGGAGGCCTGCTCAAAAACGACAACTAATATTCAATGAAAGCTTCAATTTTTAGTTTATTCAAGTCATAGTTGTCAGGTTCACTGCACCTTAGCGCTACACAAGCAGCAGTTGAAGCCCAGTGTAAGAGGCCCCCGCAGGAGGCCGCGGAGCCGCGAGGTGGGCAGCCAGCTGTCAGCACTCCTCCTCCCGGCGCTGCAGTCTGCTACAGGGTGATACTCCACTAGGGAAGTATCTCCCTACAAAGTCCTAAGTGGATAAGCTACTCATTACATACCAGACCTCTTCTTTGAAATTAACTTCCAAGTCTGCTAGCACAACGACAAATGCAGCTTTCACCAATATGCCAGGTCAAACCCAAACATAACAAAGACATCTTGGAATGATcctaaactgtattttaattatttcacatttagcTTTCGGTGTTACTGCAATCTAATTCTAAAACCCCTCCACACTTTTAAGTCAACAAGTCACTAAGCAAACGTCAGACCTTGCTATATCCACAAAGAGATTAACATAATTAATATCATAAAGCATGGCAATCTACATACTGCTAAGGTAATTTAGGCTTAGGCAAATAAATTATCCTCCAAATATGAATATATTACTGACATATTTAGGGAATTTAAATTTGTAGTTGAACATATAAATACAAAGTAAATAATATCAAATCAGTTTACATCTCTGGGTGCTTGACAGATCAAGTTCAAGAACAGTGTGGAATTCAGTTATCTGTACAacttttttcatagaaaaatagCATGCccataaacaaaagaaattaatttcaacTTACTCAGTGATCCACTCTTTTATTTTACCTTAGTTAAAGGCAGACTAAGTACAGATACTGTACATTAAAATCTATACACATAAAAAGAACAGTTGTTCTTCATTCTACCTTAAAGGCTTCATttctacattattttatttatgccCCTTTCCAAACGATTACTCCTCTCTGAAACATATTACAtctacatttaaatataaaggGAGCCATCTGCAGGTCCCACATACCCAACACCAATTAGTAGCACATCAATTAATGTCCATATTCCAAGTCCACCAAAGCTGAAGAGTTTTCCCAGACCTTCGCGCCACTGGCCCAAATAGAAACGATCAGCTCCAAATCCACCAAGGGTGatgctacaaaaataaaaacatgattaTTTCTTACTGAACTGTTTGGGTATCCACActcacttatttttaatatacctACAAGCTGATGATAGTTTTGCTTTCTATCACACAGCAAAATACAAAGGTCTTATAATTACCAAGTCAGCTGTTTTTTTACGTAATGAGTAAGTTCTTGATGCAACAGCACTATTTCTTAAGATGAGTATTATTTGTGGACTCAACTGTTTTTCATTCATAGCGAGAgattaaaaatatgtgtatCATTCAAACTTTGCGAATTTGTGTTTCAACATTTCTAGCCTGACAGAAGATGCTATTACATCTTTGGTTCAGATAACATGGAGACTCACTACATAAATCTATTGTATTAaccatttttgaaatattaactTTATGAAAAAGTCTCTTGAAACTACTTCAATTACTTTCAAATCACTACTGTAGTCCTCTAATGGCTTAATATGTCAAAAATTAACCAGTTCATTTCAATATGGCCATACGATTTCATAcccttttaaagtatttctagCTGTTAAGAGTTGGAAGGGAAATCTTAAAAAATCCAAGACAGCTCTAGCCAACTCAGTGGCATCTGTCAAATCCAGAACATCCACATTCATTTCAGATGCCAAGAAACAATTAATATAAAcaattttcagtattatttaagAAATGGGAACAGAAGCATGAATTTGCAGAATTTTTGAACATTTGCACCTTATTTGACACCAGAGTGAAACACATGTCTTCCCTATTTAGAAAAAAGGATCGTTCTGTGAAGCCTAAAAATCATTGGCACTTACTCTGAAGTACATTAGTTGCAGAAATAAGGTAGAGGTTTTCTTTCAACCTCTGTTTAATGAAGACCATCAATACCATTGTATATGAAATCTTAAGGCATCCTGTGTGTCCAGATCCTGTCAGACAAATTGCCACAAAATAATAGGTACTCATTTCTCAATTAAGTAATGCCCACtgagcagaaaaacacagaCTGAAGATTTAATActcaattaatatttataatttagcATGAAGTTCTCTAATAGCTCTTGTGTACCTTAGTGCCAAGGCAGTAGACCACTTATAACCTCCAGTCCAGTTGCAATAGAGCATCTTAGGAAAGACACGATTACCTAAATGTTAAAACATATTCAAACCTTAATGCAACAGACAGACAAATGagtcaaaaaaaccccaaaacatgAAGCTAGAACAAACTGTCTTTTGCTAACAAGAAACTAAAACGGTTGACATTAATTGAACCAAGAACCACcaataataacagaaaaacCCATGTATTGTCTATTGCCCTCTGTTCCATTAATCTTTGTCTCACACCAGAAAAAGGCAAGgcaattgaaaaaataaagcgGGGGATGGAGAATCAAATTAGGTGGGTGGAACTAAcatgaattttttaaagtttaattgaTGACACTTGAAACTGATTCTGTTAATGGTGTCCAAATTAGTTTAATTCATAAAAAcggacagaaataaaatagttctATTTTCGCTCACCTAAAGGTAGGTAACAGTAGTCTTTCAAGCCAATAGTTAGAACtgtcatttttataattaaaaatgaaaatataactataaaaatactctattttcACATTAAACAAGGTGCAGACTGTTACCGCAACGGACATAAACAATCATTATATTGACTCAATACCAAGAAGTTAAGAAATTCTTTAGAAAGAGTTTATtcacaaaaatctattttagcCCACCTTACCTAGACAATGAATATGATCCCGTACTGTACAAGTGGCATTATATCGTTGTCGTGGACAAGAAACTGTCATGCAGTTTGTAGAATTGGTACATACATAATCAGTTGCTGCAAGCTGCCAGCAAAACTGGCATGTCATGTTAATTGTGAAGTTCTCCTGCTCGTTGTTATTCTGATCCTATAAAAGGGAGTATTGACACTTCGTTAATAATCAAGAGTTTCACAGTGTACAGTATCAAATTACAGCTACAAATCACAGATAGAAGTTTCGAGCAAAGTAAGGCTTATTCTATGTTTGCCATCTCTACACGATCAAGTATAATAGAAAATCAACATCAGAAAATTGGTAAGAACAGTCATTAAAGTGCAGTTTAATATTGCTGCTTAGTCCAGTCTAATTGTAGGCTATAGTCAAAAGAGGCAGCCTCAATTTAGTCTTacctttttttatatacagtCAGTTTGCTCATCCAACAGACAATTAAACCCCTACcctcaaaatgtttcatttatcaTTCGTCAACAAGCTGATTTAACTCAATCGCATGGCTGCATAACAAAAAGATCCTTGCAAGGGGAGACAAAAAGTAGTAGTCTAGGTCTGCCTCTTCTAACAACAGCCTATAGTTAAGGATTAAACGTACCAATCTGTAAACCTGCCTAtgtaacaaaacagaaattcatcttaaaaatttctttaatgaCAAGATaccaaaatttaaattaaaaagacttTAATCCAGATTAAAAGTAATAGGTTACTTACAACGCAATGAACATGTGGCTTAACTTTGCAATCAAAAGTGACTGGCTTCCCATATACACAGGAAAAATTTGTGTTACATGTCATACAGTCTGCTGGCAATCTACTGCAAAGTCCATTGCTAGGACATTTAGTCACATAAAACGGCATTTCTgtagtttctgaaaaatgaataaaaaagcCTATATGAAGTGAGTGTGTACACATATAAAAGGCTTTCTCTATTAGGCAATGAACAGAACTAAAGGTGAGTATTGTGTACCACTAGAGCCTGCTGAGCTAGATGAACGGGCCACACAACAGTGTAAGGTACGCTGCAAGGATCCCTGCAGAAGGTCTGTACAGGACAGTGCATCAACACAACATAGCACAACACCAAGAATAGGGCTCAGCATGAATCCCAGAAGTAATGTAACTGTTTATACAGAACACCATCTCAACCAGTATTTATCAACAGAATTAATCAGCTTTGGTACAGAAACAGGTTGACATAGGTTGACACCAATCTAGTTTTGCTTCAGCACTAAATAAGTAATAGTAAGCTCAGATATTTGATGTCTGCCTGTGTTCAGAATCACTTCTTTCAAACTGTTGGCAAGAAAAGTATTACAGCCAAACTTGATATAGCTTAATAAGCTacaaaagctgtatttatttcagatgtGACATAGTAACAACTTCTTGTGGAACCTTCAAAAACTTCCACCATCCTGAGAAGGCGTTAAACACGTGAATCGTGATCCTggtttaaaaagtcattttctagCTGTAAGATCTTACACAGACAACCCTTCCAATTATATAATCCTTACAGCTGCTTAAGAACATTTAAAAGTAATTCTAATTCTGTGCTATACTATAGTATGTCTTTTATGACTGTGAAAGCATACACAGGTTTATAGAATTCAAGAACTTTACTATTAAATTCAAGATTTGAGGAAGAAGTC
The sequence above is a segment of the Rhea pennata isolate bPtePen1 chromosome 10, bPtePen1.pri, whole genome shotgun sequence genome. Coding sequences within it:
- the TM2D3 gene encoding TM2 domain-containing protein 3 isoform X3, giving the protein MAAAPRALRRLCGAALFLSQLYVLSGRAGSLMTTKHSQTQSTLAKSLTSTSTNAPYFKAAETTEMPFYVTKCPSNGLCSRLPADCMTCNTNFSCVYGKPVTFDCKVKPHVHCVDQNNNEQENFTINMTCQFCWQLAATDYVCTNSTNCMTVSCPRQRYNATCTVRDHIHCLGNRVFPKMLYCNWTGGYKWSTALALSITLGGFGADRFYLGQWREGLGKLFSFGGLGIWTLIDVLLIGVGNFMLI
- the TM2D3 gene encoding TM2 domain-containing protein 3 isoform X2 — translated: MAAAPRALRRLCGAALFLSQLYVLSGRGSLMTTKHSQTQSTLAKSLTSTSTNAPYFKAAETTEMPFYVTKCPSNGLCSRLPADCMTCNTNFSCVYGKPVTFDCKVKPHVHCVDQNNNEQENFTINMTCQFCWQLAATDYVCTNSTNCMTVSCPRQRYNATCTVRDHIHCLGNRVFPKMLYCNWTGGYKWSTALALSITLGGFGADRFYLGQWREGLGKLFSFGGLGIWTLIDVLLIGVGYVGPADGSLYI
- the TM2D3 gene encoding TM2 domain-containing protein 3 isoform X1 — encoded protein: MAAAPRALRRLCGAALFLSQLYVLSGRAGSLMTTKHSQTQSTLAKSLTSTSTNAPYFKAAETTEMPFYVTKCPSNGLCSRLPADCMTCNTNFSCVYGKPVTFDCKVKPHVHCVDQNNNEQENFTINMTCQFCWQLAATDYVCTNSTNCMTVSCPRQRYNATCTVRDHIHCLGNRVFPKMLYCNWTGGYKWSTALALSITLGGFGADRFYLGQWREGLGKLFSFGGLGIWTLIDVLLIGVGYVGPADGSLYI